One genomic region from Lujinxingia vulgaris encodes:
- a CDS encoding DUF2325 domain-containing protein translates to MSEVLASGDAASERLILSKNAELEGLVEEARALRALLVSLSAQAAKSAARGRALREERARLETRLDAIFCDLGARVFDLFDQGSALEFGEGTGSLASVESGEGEACEDGSAAEEAEIAVDGQATHTLNDDRRHAEPGEPSGTDLPDSPARKPPVLRVAPSLSKTMKLRAGAKSHAATGAQIVAHLLPDIRDQLGEPPSMVRSYPQVVGELGRLKAATEDERLRGWEELPHEVQVALGCMITARYRHLQEETPAACSGVVQNDKDAVKVLHRLSNHFNITRAGFVHGLARDHQPAHGARWSDDAAYYHRELARLAHDLYGEEVEEQSAPQNPERALGQIEALIDTSPPVDRIRALVEDILSTPGGLGGDDPRLVRLMRPFRDHLSGAALSKLRQAIDAAEAEKDAEPDFVEELLPEGWPWHEVLQNSRVVMVGGDTRSEAQARIEKIFRPGSFEWIPVKKGENMRQVQALAGRMLQGSVDIVILLTDFLSHKASDQLTDAAGKSSVELVYCNRGYGVAQLREGIENFVKLDRAERSEV, encoded by the coding sequence GTGAGCGAGGTGTTGGCCAGCGGGGATGCGGCCAGCGAGCGCCTCATCCTGAGCAAGAACGCTGAGCTTGAGGGGCTTGTGGAGGAGGCCCGCGCGCTGCGCGCGCTGCTTGTCTCTTTGAGCGCGCAGGCGGCCAAAAGCGCCGCGCGCGGCCGGGCGCTACGCGAGGAGCGCGCCCGGCTGGAAACAAGACTCGACGCTATCTTCTGCGACCTGGGCGCCCGCGTTTTCGATCTTTTTGATCAGGGGAGCGCGCTGGAGTTCGGAGAGGGGACGGGCTCGCTGGCGAGTGTCGAGTCGGGGGAGGGGGAGGCGTGTGAAGACGGTTCGGCGGCTGAAGAGGCCGAGATCGCGGTGGATGGGCAGGCAACACATACATTGAACGATGATCGTCGGCACGCTGAACCAGGAGAGCCATCAGGCACAGACCTTCCAGACTCGCCGGCGCGCAAACCACCTGTGCTGCGGGTGGCGCCGAGCTTATCCAAAACGATGAAGCTGCGGGCGGGGGCAAAGAGCCACGCGGCCACCGGCGCGCAGATCGTGGCGCATCTCTTGCCGGATATTCGCGATCAGCTCGGGGAGCCGCCTTCGATGGTGCGTTCCTACCCGCAGGTGGTCGGTGAGCTGGGGAGGTTGAAGGCGGCCACCGAGGATGAGCGCCTGCGGGGGTGGGAGGAGCTGCCGCATGAGGTGCAGGTGGCGCTCGGGTGTATGATTACGGCGCGTTATCGCCACCTGCAGGAAGAGACGCCGGCGGCGTGCAGCGGCGTGGTGCAGAACGATAAAGATGCGGTGAAGGTGCTGCATCGCCTGAGCAATCATTTCAACATCACGCGGGCGGGCTTTGTGCACGGGCTCGCGCGCGATCATCAGCCGGCGCATGGGGCGCGCTGGAGCGATGACGCGGCCTACTACCACCGCGAGCTCGCGCGCCTTGCCCATGATCTTTATGGCGAGGAGGTCGAGGAGCAGAGCGCCCCGCAGAACCCGGAGCGGGCGCTGGGGCAGATCGAAGCGCTGATCGACACAAGCCCGCCGGTCGACCGCATTCGCGCGCTGGTCGAAGACATCCTCTCGACTCCGGGGGGCTTAGGCGGCGACGATCCCCGGCTGGTACGCCTGATGCGCCCCTTTCGCGATCATTTGAGCGGCGCGGCCCTCTCGAAACTTCGCCAGGCCATCGACGCGGCCGAGGCCGAAAAAGACGCTGAGCCCGACTTCGTCGAGGAGCTTCTGCCCGAGGGTTGGCCCTGGCATGAGGTGCTTCAAAACTCGCGTGTGGTCATGGTCGGCGGCGATACGCGCAGCGAGGCGCAGGCGCGCATCGAGAAGATCTTTCGGCCCGGGTCTTTTGAGTGGATTCCGGTCAAGAAGGGCGAAAACATGCGCCAGGTGCAGGCCCTGGCCGGCCGCATGCTTCAGGGGAGCGTGGATATTGTGATCCTGCTCACCGACTTCTTGAGCCATAAGGCCAGCGACCAGCTCACCGACGCCGCTGGCAAGTCGTCGGTGGAGCTCGTCTACTGCAACCGGGGCTACGGGGTGGCGCAGCTGCGCGAGGGCATCGAGAACTTCGTCAAGCTCGATCGAGCCGAGCGAAGCGAGGTTTGA